Proteins co-encoded in one Natronorubrum daqingense genomic window:
- the gcvT gene encoding glycine cleavage system aminomethyltransferase GcvT — MPLQTPPLRDVHADRGAKFTEFGGWDMPVEFDSIQTEHAAVREDVGIFDVSHMGQLSVTGPDATELMQRLTTNDVTQLAVGDSQYAAITNENGAIIDDTVVYRLPDAGSDEPDVAGEKSYLFVPNAGTDEATHERWISYRNEWDLEATVDNQTDEFAMFAVQGPDAPDLLERVSDDPVSDLSRFQARYATVDDSRCWVARTGYTGEDGFELLVPWSDAERIWELFECQPCGLGARDTLRIEAGLLLAGQDFDLESNPRTPYEAGIGFTVDLDTEFVGRDALAEIQREGVDERLVGFQLIDRGIPRHGYDITNTDGRVVGAVSSGTMSPSLEKAIGLGYVPSEYAEPGTTLHVVVRGQSKKARVETIPFIDTV; from the coding sequence ATGCCGCTTCAAACGCCGCCGTTACGTGACGTGCACGCCGATCGGGGCGCGAAGTTCACGGAGTTTGGCGGCTGGGATATGCCGGTCGAGTTCGACTCGATCCAGACGGAACACGCGGCCGTACGCGAAGATGTCGGCATCTTCGACGTCTCGCATATGGGCCAACTCTCCGTCACCGGTCCCGACGCGACCGAGTTGATGCAACGACTCACGACGAACGACGTGACCCAACTCGCCGTCGGCGACTCCCAGTACGCTGCGATCACCAACGAGAACGGTGCCATCATCGACGATACCGTCGTCTACCGACTCCCAGATGCGGGCAGCGACGAACCCGACGTCGCGGGCGAAAAATCCTACCTCTTCGTCCCAAACGCCGGCACCGACGAGGCGACCCACGAACGCTGGATCAGCTACCGCAACGAGTGGGACCTCGAGGCCACCGTCGACAACCAGACCGACGAGTTCGCAATGTTCGCCGTGCAGGGACCCGACGCACCCGACCTCCTCGAGCGCGTGAGCGACGACCCCGTGTCAGACCTCTCGCGATTTCAGGCCCGCTACGCGACGGTAGACGACAGTCGATGCTGGGTCGCCCGGACGGGCTACACCGGCGAAGACGGCTTCGAGCTACTCGTCCCGTGGTCCGACGCCGAACGGATCTGGGAGTTGTTCGAGTGCCAGCCCTGTGGCCTCGGTGCTCGAGACACGCTCCGAATCGAAGCGGGCCTCCTACTCGCCGGCCAGGACTTCGACCTCGAGTCGAACCCGCGAACGCCCTACGAGGCGGGAATCGGCTTCACGGTCGACCTCGACACCGAGTTCGTCGGTCGAGACGCGCTGGCCGAAATACAACGCGAGGGCGTCGACGAGCGCCTCGTCGGCTTTCAATTGATCGACCGAGGTATCCCGCGACACGGGTACGACATCACGAACACCGACGGCCGCGTCGTCGGTGCCGTCTCGAGTGGAACGATGAGTCCGTCGCTCGAGAAAGCGATCGGACTCGGATACGTTCCGAGTGAGTACGCGGAGCCGGGAACGACGCTTCACGTCGTCGTTCGCGGACAGTCCAAAAAGGCAAGAGTTGAAACCATCCCCTTCATCGACACCGTATAA
- a CDS encoding aldehyde dehydrogenase family protein yields MSTHELEPTADWSQLYIDGEWCDASSDETIAVENPSKREAFTSVPAASEADVDAAYEAAEAAQPAWAETPRDERTEIVQNLRSQLNDHYDEITTLLATEAGTPSYRATAEFATATGDVEMALNLEAPDEEVRQSPSIPDKDNHVIYEPVGVVGIISPWNFPLHLSLRALAPAIALGNTVVLKPATDTPITGGLLIAKLCELAGVPDGVVNVVTGRGSAIGDRFVEHPAARVISFTGSTAVGKDVAGQAGRTLAQPALELGGNAPFIVTDEADLEKAARAGAFGSFFHQGQVCISINRHLVHESLYDEYVDLLVEHARSLTVGDPSEDDRVTFGPVQNEAQRDDLIEYVEATLEAGATLETGGDAEGLFVEPTVLSGCTNEMAAACNEHFGPIAPVIPFSDDQEALELANDTEYGLSAAIQCEDETRARELADGIDAGMVHINDQPINEDHNAPFGGVKQSGLGRYHGEWIVDELTEPKWISVQHDERDYLIFE; encoded by the coding sequence ATGAGTACCCACGAACTCGAGCCGACAGCTGATTGGAGCCAATTGTACATCGATGGTGAGTGGTGCGACGCCTCGAGCGACGAGACGATCGCGGTCGAAAACCCCTCGAAACGAGAAGCGTTTACGTCGGTTCCGGCCGCGAGCGAGGCCGACGTCGACGCGGCCTACGAGGCAGCCGAGGCCGCCCAACCGGCCTGGGCGGAGACGCCTCGAGACGAACGAACCGAGATCGTCCAGAACCTGCGCTCGCAGCTGAACGATCACTACGACGAGATTACGACGCTCTTAGCGACCGAAGCCGGCACCCCGTCGTATCGCGCGACGGCCGAGTTCGCAACCGCGACCGGCGACGTGGAGATGGCGCTCAATCTAGAAGCACCCGACGAAGAAGTGCGCCAGTCGCCGTCGATTCCGGACAAGGACAACCACGTCATCTACGAACCGGTCGGCGTCGTCGGCATCATTTCGCCGTGGAACTTCCCGTTACACCTCTCCTTACGCGCGCTCGCGCCGGCGATCGCACTCGGTAACACCGTCGTCCTCAAGCCCGCGACGGATACGCCGATCACCGGCGGACTGTTGATCGCGAAACTCTGTGAACTGGCCGGCGTCCCGGACGGCGTCGTCAACGTCGTCACCGGTCGCGGCTCTGCGATCGGCGACCGATTCGTCGAGCACCCGGCCGCACGCGTGATCTCCTTTACCGGATCGACAGCCGTCGGAAAGGACGTCGCCGGGCAGGCCGGTCGAACCCTCGCACAACCCGCACTCGAGTTGGGCGGTAACGCTCCCTTCATCGTCACCGACGAGGCCGACCTCGAGAAGGCTGCGCGCGCCGGCGCGTTCGGCTCGTTCTTCCACCAAGGACAGGTTTGTATCTCTATCAATCGCCACCTCGTTCACGAGTCGCTTTACGACGAATACGTCGACTTGCTCGTCGAACACGCCCGGTCGCTTACCGTCGGCGATCCCTCCGAGGACGACCGCGTCACCTTCGGCCCGGTCCAGAACGAAGCCCAGCGCGACGACCTCATCGAGTACGTCGAGGCGACGCTCGAGGCGGGTGCGACGCTCGAAACCGGCGGCGACGCGGAGGGCTTGTTCGTCGAACCGACGGTGCTCTCGGGGTGTACGAACGAGATGGCGGCTGCGTGCAACGAACACTTCGGCCCGATCGCGCCGGTGATTCCCTTCTCCGACGACCAGGAGGCCCTCGAGTTGGCTAACGACACCGAGTACGGTCTCTCCGCCGCGATCCAGTGCGAGGACGAAACGCGCGCTCGCGAACTCGCCGACGGAATCGACGCGGGGATGGTCCACATCAACGATCAACCGATCAACGAGGACCACAACGCACCCTTCGGCGGCGTCAAGCAGTCCGGACTCGGCCGGTATCACGGCGAGTGGATCGTCGACGAACTCACCGAACCGAAGTGGATCTCCGTCCAACACGACGAACGCGATTACTTGATCTTCGAGTGA
- a CDS encoding NYN domain-containing protein: protein MFDRVRARFGQSEESAPDREPSVGLFVDGPNVFRDEFDVDLNDLRDAARDLGRVGIIRIYLDEHATPGLIQAAEARGFEVIITSGDVDVKLAVDATALCSEGTIDRLAIASRDTDFKPALEYAGSVGVETIAIAPGEHGRSDALKNAADDAITLER, encoded by the coding sequence ATGTTCGACCGCGTTCGCGCCCGTTTCGGCCAGAGCGAGGAGTCTGCTCCCGACCGCGAGCCGTCGGTGGGCCTGTTCGTCGACGGGCCGAACGTCTTTCGGGACGAGTTCGACGTCGATCTGAACGACCTGCGCGACGCCGCGCGCGACCTCGGACGCGTGGGCATCATCCGAATCTATCTCGACGAACACGCGACGCCGGGGCTCATTCAGGCCGCCGAAGCGCGAGGCTTCGAGGTCATCATCACGAGCGGTGACGTCGACGTGAAACTCGCCGTCGACGCGACCGCGCTGTGCAGCGAGGGGACGATCGACCGACTGGCCATCGCCTCTCGAGACACGGATTTCAAGCCCGCCCTCGAGTACGCCGGCTCGGTCGGCGTCGAGACGATCGCGATCGCGCCGGGCGAACACGGTCGCTCGGACGCGCTGAAAAACGCCGCGGACGACGCGATCACGCTCGAGCGCTGA
- a CDS encoding TatD family hydrolase, with protein MIDEETPVLDNHLHLDPDNHRGIDAVRDFARVGGTHLLVVNKPSWHLGVEAETGEDFREVFERTIEVVDEADEELEGRAWPVLGVHPGLVSRLVDERGFTPEDARDLMRAGIDAAAEYVESGDALALKSGRPHYEVDDAVWEASNAVMRHAFERGADLECAVQLHAEASEEMTEVAEWAEDAGLSRHKVVKHYAGGRLEGPIPSVMCDKGRLETAVERGEPFLMETDYIDDPDRPGAVLGPKTVPRRVAWLLENGHAEAVRNAHVETPDLVYGIDTEGTL; from the coding sequence ATGATCGACGAGGAGACGCCCGTACTCGACAATCACCTCCACCTCGATCCGGACAACCACCGCGGCATCGACGCGGTTCGAGACTTCGCTCGAGTCGGTGGGACACACTTGCTCGTCGTCAACAAACCCTCCTGGCACCTCGGCGTCGAGGCTGAGACTGGCGAGGACTTCAGGGAGGTCTTCGAGCGGACGATCGAGGTCGTCGACGAAGCCGACGAGGAACTCGAGGGGCGAGCCTGGCCCGTGCTTGGCGTCCATCCCGGACTCGTGTCGCGACTCGTCGACGAACGCGGGTTCACACCCGAGGACGCGCGCGACCTGATGCGAGCCGGAATCGACGCGGCGGCCGAGTACGTCGAGTCGGGCGACGCACTGGCGCTGAAATCGGGCCGACCGCATTACGAGGTCGACGACGCCGTTTGGGAGGCCTCGAACGCCGTCATGCGTCACGCGTTCGAACGCGGGGCCGACCTCGAGTGTGCCGTCCAACTCCACGCGGAAGCGAGCGAGGAGATGACCGAGGTCGCGGAGTGGGCCGAGGACGCGGGCCTCTCGCGACACAAGGTCGTCAAACACTACGCGGGCGGCCGACTCGAGGGGCCGATTCCGAGCGTGATGTGCGACAAAGGTCGACTCGAAACGGCCGTCGAACGCGGCGAACCGTTTTTGATGGAGACCGACTACATCGACGACCCGGACCGGCCAGGGGCCGTACTGGGGCCAAAGACCGTCCCCCGACGGGTTGCGTGGTTGCTCGAGAACGGTCACGCCGAAGCGGTCCGGAATGCCCACGTCGAAACTCCGGATCTCGTCTACGGAATTGACACGGAAGGAACCCTCTAA
- a CDS encoding DUF2150 family protein, which yields MSNPPTEFYSEERWQNWISRIKDEEIDPEDESSARLLLNLQDDTAIAIAKIVAAYDDGDLEEEAALEEIADVREIVLGEVDIEDEEKLILVDGVQTSLVCVFFAAEEYIAGGPPEDGSVGDYLGAAADAEAEEELDAALGYAAQAGTLIIDGEELDMGVAEDLEYGLVTEWVNGLDSLQSAMSDPEVVEEEDE from the coding sequence ATGAGCAATCCCCCGACCGAGTTCTACTCGGAGGAACGTTGGCAAAACTGGATCAGCCGCATCAAAGACGAAGAGATCGATCCGGAAGACGAGTCGTCGGCGCGGCTCCTGTTAAATCTACAGGACGACACGGCGATCGCGATCGCGAAGATCGTCGCCGCCTACGACGACGGGGACCTCGAGGAAGAGGCCGCACTCGAGGAGATCGCCGATGTCCGCGAGATCGTTCTCGGCGAGGTCGACATCGAGGACGAGGAGAAACTGATCCTCGTCGACGGCGTCCAGACGAGTCTCGTCTGCGTGTTCTTCGCCGCGGAGGAGTACATCGCTGGCGGCCCACCGGAAGACGGTAGCGTCGGCGACTACCTCGGCGCTGCGGCGGACGCGGAAGCGGAGGAGGAACTCGACGCCGCCCTCGGCTACGCCGCACAGGCCGGCACCCTCATCATCGACGGCGAGGAACTCGACATGGGCGTCGCAGAGGACCTCGAGTACGGCCTCGTTACCGAGTGGGTCAACGGACTCGACAGCCTCCAGAGCGCGATGAGCGATCCAGAAGTCGTCGAAGAAGAAGACGAGTAA
- a CDS encoding phosphoadenosine phosphosulfate reductase family protein: protein MTENFPDYVDVDYDDGDGEDPEDYPHIQDRIEKAIEVTRTGLEEYENPAVMWTGGKDSTLTLYFIKEVAERFDLEVPPAVFIDHYQHFDEIHDFVDHWATEWDLEVIYARNENVGEYVDERGLEPGDEIDISELSEHNRHHVREILEYEEETFPFLLDTYVGNHLLKTVALNDALEEYDIDGVISGVRWDEQEARADETFFSPRHDPEIYPPHDRIQPILQFDEAAVWEAFWNFVVPDTVENFPEDGYVPESDEDLPEGVDQDDIPISPKYFAGFRSLGSEVSTEKSEEEPAWLQDLEGTTERAGRAQDKEDLMERLRDLGYM from the coding sequence ATGACGGAGAACTTCCCCGACTACGTCGACGTGGATTACGACGACGGCGATGGCGAAGATCCGGAGGACTACCCGCACATCCAGGATCGAATCGAGAAGGCGATCGAAGTCACTCGCACCGGTCTCGAGGAGTACGAGAACCCGGCGGTCATGTGGACCGGTGGGAAAGACTCGACGCTCACGCTGTACTTCATCAAGGAAGTCGCCGAGCGTTTCGACCTCGAGGTGCCGCCGGCGGTGTTCATCGACCACTACCAGCACTTCGACGAGATTCACGACTTCGTCGACCACTGGGCGACGGAGTGGGATCTCGAGGTCATCTACGCCCGAAACGAGAACGTCGGCGAGTACGTCGACGAACGCGGCCTCGAACCTGGCGACGAAATCGATATCTCGGAACTCTCCGAGCACAATCGACACCACGTTCGAGAGATCCTCGAGTACGAAGAAGAGACCTTCCCGTTCCTCCTCGACACCTACGTCGGCAACCACCTGTTGAAGACGGTCGCCCTCAACGACGCACTCGAGGAATACGACATCGACGGCGTCATCAGCGGTGTCCGCTGGGACGAACAGGAAGCCCGCGCCGACGAGACGTTCTTCTCGCCGCGTCACGATCCGGAGATTTACCCGCCACACGACCGCATTCAGCCCATCCTGCAGTTCGACGAGGCTGCGGTCTGGGAGGCCTTCTGGAACTTCGTCGTGCCGGACACGGTCGAGAACTTCCCCGAGGACGGCTACGTCCCCGAAAGCGACGAGGACCTACCGGAGGGCGTCGATCAGGACGATATCCCGATCTCGCCGAAGTACTTCGCCGGCTTCCGCTCGCTCGGCAGCGAGGTTTCGACGGAGAAGTCGGAAGAAGAGCCCGCCTGGTTGCAGGACCTCGAAGGAACCACCGAGCGTGCCGGGCGCGCTCAGGACAAAGAGGACCTGATGGAGCGCCTGCGCGACCTCGGCTACATGTGA
- a CDS encoding DUF7333 family protein: MEFNELTTGIAFVAIIALGVGGMIATDMMQTDDVLMMVAPSMIAFGAIMLGIGVKFGEYRATN; this comes from the coding sequence ATGGAGTTCAACGAACTCACGACAGGAATTGCGTTCGTCGCCATCATCGCACTCGGCGTCGGCGGAATGATCGCGACCGACATGATGCAGACCGACGACGTGTTGATGATGGTCGCCCCGTCGATGATCGCATTCGGCGCGATCATGCTGGGGATCGGCGTGAAATTCGGCGAGTATCGCGCGACGAACTGA
- a CDS encoding aldo/keto reductase, whose amino-acid sequence MGTNDADAVTPECCPTTSGGMPMLGFGTWQHDDPTQCVESVTTALETGYRHIDTAQAYDNEESVGDGIEAADVDRDDVFLATKVWISNLAYDDVLETARASIDRLGVDALDLLYVHWPARTYDAEETLAAFSELYDEGLIENVGVSNFLPEQLEVAVDVCDAPILANQVELHPLLQQPELRETCADYDVDVVAYSPIARGEVFSQPELQAVAEKHGVSEAQVSLAWLREKGVTSIPKATSEDHIRDNWASLSLELDREDIDRIDSIEETARQVDPDFGPWN is encoded by the coding sequence ATGGGAACGAACGATGCCGATGCTGTTACACCAGAATGTTGTCCGACTACGAGCGGCGGCATGCCGATGCTCGGCTTTGGCACCTGGCAACACGACGACCCGACGCAATGCGTCGAAAGCGTCACAACCGCACTCGAGACCGGGTATCGCCACATCGATACCGCACAGGCCTACGACAACGAGGAGTCCGTCGGCGACGGCATCGAAGCGGCCGACGTCGACCGCGACGACGTCTTCCTCGCCACCAAAGTGTGGATCTCGAATCTCGCCTACGACGACGTCCTCGAGACCGCTCGAGCGAGCATCGACCGACTCGGCGTCGACGCACTCGACCTCCTGTACGTCCACTGGCCGGCCCGGACGTACGACGCCGAAGAAACGCTCGCCGCGTTCTCCGAACTCTACGACGAAGGGCTGATCGAGAACGTCGGCGTCAGCAACTTCTTGCCCGAGCAACTCGAGGTCGCCGTCGACGTCTGTGACGCACCGATTCTGGCGAATCAGGTCGAACTACACCCGTTGCTTCAACAGCCGGAACTCCGCGAGACCTGTGCGGATTACGACGTCGACGTCGTCGCGTACTCGCCTATCGCCCGCGGTGAGGTGTTCTCCCAGCCAGAACTACAGGCAGTCGCCGAAAAACACGGCGTCAGCGAAGCACAGGTCAGCCTCGCCTGGTTGCGCGAGAAGGGCGTGACATCGATTCCGAAAGCGACGAGCGAAGACCACATTCGTGACAATTGGGCGTCGTTGTCACTCGAGTTAGATCGAGAGGATATCGATCGAATCGATTCGATCGAGGAGACCGCTCGGCAGGTCGATCCGGACTTTGGACCCTGGAACTGA
- a CDS encoding amidase, which translates to MSLETALTRLSASELANRIRTGDVTASDAVEAHLEQIERLDDELNAFVTVCADDAREAAAEADRALERGDHVGPLHGVPLALKDLGALKEGVRHTSGSPLFSENVASETSAIVERLENAGAIVIGTTNTPEFGHKGTTDNGLIGPTASPIDTDLNAGGSSGGSAAALAAGMTSLATGSDAGGSLRIPAAACGVYAIKPTFGLVPDDGRPTAFGRKTQHVTKGPMARTVEDAALMLEAMAGSHPADPSSVPVDIDPLGALEDSIDDCRIAYSPDLDVFPVTEEVRAVVEDALGAFEAAGATVEEITVDHGSTLEELQEATMATYMTSILETATVLEEAHGIDVREHPDEVSDSFLAMVHIGEKYGPTELARSGIVRTEFYDAVQDVLAEYDVLLTPTLSRADVGLREDLASSAWEWPLTWPFNWTGHPVAAAPAGLSADSHPVGLQLAGGRFEDETVLAASRALERERPWDHLYE; encoded by the coding sequence ATGTCACTCGAGACTGCACTCACACGGCTCTCCGCGAGCGAACTCGCGAACCGAATCAGAACGGGCGACGTAACCGCGAGCGACGCCGTCGAGGCCCACCTCGAGCAGATCGAGCGTCTGGACGACGAGCTCAACGCCTTCGTGACCGTCTGTGCGGACGACGCTCGCGAGGCTGCCGCCGAAGCCGACCGGGCGCTCGAGCGAGGCGACCACGTCGGTCCGCTCCACGGCGTGCCCCTCGCGTTGAAGGACCTCGGCGCGCTCAAGGAAGGCGTTCGCCACACGTCCGGTTCGCCGCTCTTTTCCGAAAACGTCGCGAGCGAAACGTCGGCGATCGTCGAGCGACTCGAGAACGCGGGGGCGATCGTCATCGGCACGACGAACACGCCCGAGTTCGGGCACAAGGGGACGACCGACAACGGGCTGATCGGCCCGACGGCGTCGCCGATCGACACCGACCTCAACGCCGGCGGCTCCTCCGGCGGCTCGGCGGCGGCGCTCGCCGCTGGCATGACCTCGCTCGCGACCGGGAGCGACGCCGGCGGGTCGCTTCGAATTCCCGCCGCGGCCTGTGGCGTCTACGCGATCAAGCCGACGTTCGGACTCGTCCCGGACGACGGGCGACCGACCGCGTTCGGCCGGAAAACTCAACACGTCACGAAAGGGCCGATGGCCCGGACGGTCGAGGACGCCGCGCTCATGCTCGAGGCGATGGCCGGCTCCCACCCCGCGGACCCCTCGAGCGTCCCCGTCGACATCGACCCACTGGGAGCGCTCGAGGACTCGATCGACGACTGCCGGATCGCCTACAGCCCGGACCTCGACGTGTTTCCGGTCACGGAGGAGGTCCGGGCGGTCGTCGAGGACGCACTCGGCGCGTTCGAAGCCGCGGGCGCGACGGTCGAAGAGATCACCGTCGATCACGGCTCCACGCTCGAGGAGCTTCAGGAGGCGACGATGGCGACGTACATGACCTCGATTCTCGAGACCGCGACGGTGCTCGAGGAAGCCCACGGCATCGACGTGCGAGAGCACCCCGACGAGGTTTCGGACAGCTTCCTCGCGATGGTCCACATCGGCGAGAAGTACGGTCCCACGGAACTCGCTCGCTCCGGAATCGTCCGAACGGAGTTCTACGACGCGGTTCAGGACGTGCTCGCGGAGTACGACGTGCTCCTCACGCCGACGCTCTCGCGCGCCGACGTGGGCCTGCGCGAGGACCTCGCCTCGAGCGCCTGGGAGTGGCCGCTCACGTGGCCGTTCAACTGGACCGGTCACCCCGTCGCCGCGGCACCCGCCGGCCTGAGCGCAGATTCACACCCCGTCGGCCTCCAACTTGCGGGCGGGCGATTCGAAGACGAGACCGTCCTGGCCGCGAGCCGAGCACTCGAGCGCGAACGACCGTGGGACCATCTCTACGAGTAG
- a CDS encoding acyl-CoA dehydrogenase family protein: MIGEDTSLTSAEQEFLSACIETLEQEVFVDQLDAEHFQELDRNEESRADWEEYVSRMGSHDFAGITVPEEYNGAGGTVVETVLAEQAIGYCGTIVHACQTSLTQHVGRTLYEHGNDHLTETYLAPMLEGELIVSQAYTEPSSGTDLAHLETTADKDGDEWVVNGQKRFIDFARYGDFYFLPCRTSGADGDREGVSLLVVDGDAHGIEFLESQSDWHGFRGTAAAWMEFDDVRVPEENLVGEEGAAWSYITDELNLEHLTVARYCLGASQRALEIAANYTENRVVNERPTSRYQAVNHSVAEMATKLDAAYLLNTRAARILDERGISAGRMEGAMAKWYGNDLAHEIADTCIQLVGGIGTTTSYPIERIQRDVRAGRFLGGASEVMKSVVQHDAYRVLEDEEFDGSYVGNELEGLPWLDGRTRTEGPDHD; encoded by the coding sequence ATGATCGGAGAAGATACCAGTTTGACCTCGGCAGAACAGGAGTTCCTCTCTGCGTGCATCGAAACCCTCGAGCAAGAGGTCTTCGTCGACCAACTCGACGCGGAACACTTCCAGGAACTCGATCGAAACGAGGAATCGCGGGCGGACTGGGAGGAATACGTCAGTCGGATGGGCTCTCACGACTTCGCTGGAATCACCGTTCCCGAGGAGTACAACGGAGCGGGCGGCACCGTCGTGGAGACCGTACTCGCCGAGCAGGCGATCGGCTACTGCGGGACGATCGTCCACGCCTGCCAGACGTCGCTCACCCAGCACGTGGGCCGGACGCTGTACGAACACGGCAACGACCACCTCACGGAGACGTACCTCGCACCGATGCTCGAGGGCGAGTTGATCGTCTCGCAAGCCTATACGGAACCCTCGAGCGGAACCGACCTCGCACATCTCGAGACGACCGCCGACAAAGACGGCGACGAGTGGGTGGTAAACGGTCAAAAGCGATTCATCGACTTCGCTCGCTACGGCGACTTCTACTTCCTGCCGTGTCGAACGAGCGGGGCCGACGGGGACCGTGAGGGCGTCTCGCTGCTCGTCGTCGACGGCGACGCCCACGGGATCGAGTTCCTCGAGTCGCAGTCGGACTGGCACGGCTTCAGAGGGACCGCGGCGGCGTGGATGGAGTTCGACGACGTCCGCGTTCCCGAGGAAAACCTCGTGGGCGAAGAGGGAGCCGCGTGGTCGTATATCACCGACGAGTTGAACCTCGAGCACCTGACCGTCGCCCGGTACTGCCTCGGGGCGAGCCAACGCGCGCTCGAAATCGCCGCGAACTACACCGAGAATCGGGTGGTCAACGAGCGCCCCACGTCGCGCTATCAGGCCGTCAACCACTCGGTCGCGGAGATGGCGACGAAACTCGACGCGGCGTACCTCCTCAACACTCGAGCGGCCAGAATACTGGACGAGCGAGGGATTTCCGCCGGTCGAATGGAAGGCGCGATGGCGAAGTGGTACGGGAACGACCTCGCTCACGAGATTGCGGATACCTGCATCCAACTCGTCGGTGGAATCGGCACGACCACGTCGTATCCCATCGAGCGCATCCAGCGGGACGTCCGCGCCGGCCGATTCCTCGGCGGCGCCTCCGAAGTGATGAAGAGCGTCGTCCAGCACGACGCCTATCGCGTCCTCGAGGACGAGGAGTTCGACGGCTCCTACGTCGGCAACGAACTCGAGGGGCTCCCGTGGCTCGACGGGCGGACTCGAACAGAGGGGCCGGACCACGATTGA
- a CDS encoding geranylgeranyl reductase family protein, which translates to MASKTRTSDMVVVGGGTGGCFAASTAAREGLDVVLLERKSEDDGGHIACGDGIKGKSTFPDVVDRDRLRAESFTNEGITRAVFENPQTDEHLDIPFDRSGAVVDRYRYGQVLLEETDRAGVDIHYNTVVNDVIQPNGQVEGVTAIRDDEVIEYEADVVVDAAGALSVLQDKADLARSSFDTNVNYSQFCSAYREVLEVPEPVEWDDALVFKPTAELGYLWYFPRSSTEINAGLGFQMSQEPMELVDVLKDDIANRDEFQGATVKNKLGAALPTRRPLDSAVHPGYVAVGDAAGHVNPCTGGGIPGAAKAGHWAAKVATEAISNGDVSEGALWEYNHRVQTDFGKRFAAMDLYNIFGTARDLDDLISVITVLPGQQLVDTIGKKGTAEMSIGLKLKTLVKTVGHWDTLYDLYKVQKSAGTLKDVYDSYPDGPEHFDAWQAERDAVMDQVYDITGAEPKY; encoded by the coding sequence ATGGCATCGAAGACCAGGACGTCCGACATGGTCGTCGTCGGCGGCGGCACGGGTGGGTGCTTCGCAGCATCGACCGCCGCCCGCGAGGGCCTCGACGTCGTCTTACTCGAGCGAAAAAGCGAGGACGACGGCGGCCACATCGCCTGTGGCGACGGCATCAAGGGCAAGAGTACGTTCCCCGACGTCGTCGACCGCGACCGACTCAGAGCCGAGTCGTTCACTAACGAAGGCATCACGCGCGCCGTCTTCGAGAACCCACAGACCGACGAACACCTCGATATTCCCTTCGACCGGTCGGGTGCCGTCGTCGACCGATATCGGTACGGACAGGTGTTGCTCGAGGAGACCGACCGCGCGGGCGTCGACATCCACTACAATACCGTCGTCAACGACGTTATCCAGCCGAACGGACAGGTAGAGGGTGTCACGGCTATCCGAGACGACGAGGTCATCGAGTACGAAGCCGACGTCGTCGTCGACGCCGCCGGTGCCCTCTCCGTGTTGCAGGACAAAGCTGACCTCGCTCGCTCGTCGTTCGACACGAACGTCAACTACTCACAGTTCTGTTCGGCCTACCGCGAGGTCCTCGAGGTGCCCGAACCGGTCGAGTGGGACGACGCGCTCGTCTTCAAGCCGACGGCCGAACTCGGCTACCTCTGGTACTTCCCGCGCTCTTCGACGGAAATCAACGCCGGACTCGGCTTCCAAATGAGTCAGGAGCCCATGGAACTCGTCGACGTGCTCAAAGACGACATCGCCAACCGCGACGAGTTCCAGGGCGCGACGGTCAAGAACAAACTCGGCGCGGCGTTGCCGACCCGACGGCCGTTAGATTCCGCCGTCCACCCCGGCTACGTCGCCGTCGGTGACGCTGCTGGACACGTCAATCCCTGTACCGGCGGCGGCATTCCCGGCGCTGCGAAGGCGGGCCACTGGGCCGCGAAGGTTGCAACGGAAGCGATTTCGAACGGTGACGTGAGCGAAGGCGCACTCTGGGAGTACAACCACCGCGTCCAGACCGACTTCGGGAAGCGCTTCGCGGCGATGGACCTCTACAACATCTTCGGTACCGCGCGAGACCTCGACGACCTGATCTCGGTCATCACCGTCCTCCCCGGCCAGCAACTCGTCGATACTATCGGCAAGAAGGGAACTGCCGAGATGAGCATCGGCCTGAAGCTCAAGACGCTCGTCAAGACCGTCGGCCACTGGGACACGCTCTACGATCTCTACAAGGTCCAGAAATCGGCCGGCACGCTCAAAGACGTCTACGATAGCTACCCGGACGGCCCCGAACACTTCGACGCCTGGCAGGCCGAGCGCGACGCCGTCATGGATCAGGTCTACGACATCACGGGTGCGGAGCCGAAGTACTAA